The DNA sequence GGTGCAATACTTTGCGGGTCATATCTTCTTTACTAACCACGCCACCTGCTTTTTGCATCAGCATTGCCAGCACTTCAAATTCGGTACCAGTCAGCTCAACCGACGTGCCATTACAAATGATTGAGCGACTACCCATATCCAGCTCAAGCCCATGCAGGCTGATTTGATCCTGCGAAGCCTCCTGTTGGACCAACACAGAGCGCCTTAACACCGCATTGATCCGGGCCAGTAGCTCACGGGGATTGCAGGGTTTGCCAAGATAGTCATCTGCGCCCATCTCCAGCCCCAGAATGCGATCCACCTCTTCACCACGCCCTGTCAACATAATTACCGGCGTTTTGATCCGTGCCCGCAGTTGTGGCAGCAGTTCCAGGCCGGTCATGCCGGGCATCTGGATATCCAACACCATCAAGTCGTATTGAATATTTTTATCCAGCTGCTTGAGGGCTTCCGGGCCGCTGTGAACCGCATCAACGGTAAAGCCGTTGTTGGACAGATAGGTGGACAGAAGGCTGGTTAAATCGACATCGTCGTCAATCAACAGAATTTTTTGCGTTGTTGTATTCATATCGCATCCGATCGCGGCAGAGAATAGTCTTTAGTTATAGCGGAGCTATATTACCCCGAATGGTGTATCGCTTGCACCTGAGAGAGCTATCTAAGGAATCACCTTAGAAAGTTTGGTTGTTAGCCGCTTTACCGATATTCCAAAATCTTCCCACTTGCACAGCCAACAGTGACTATAAATGGGGGTACTTTTTCCTGA is a window from the Porticoccaceae bacterium LTM1 genome containing:
- a CDS encoding response regulator transcription factor, which gives rise to MNTTTQKILLIDDDVDLTSLLSTYLSNNGFTVDAVHSGPEALKQLDKNIQYDLMVLDIQMPGMTGLELLPQLRARIKTPVIMLTGRGEEVDRILGLEMGADDYLGKPCNPRELLARINAVLRRSVLVQQEASQDQISLHGLELDMGSRSIICNGTSVELTGTEFEVLAMLMQKAGGVVSKEDMTRKVLHRELTPYDRSIDVHVSRVRQQLRNYLGDKDLIKTIRGVGYQMVKDSE